A stretch of Planctomicrobium piriforme DNA encodes these proteins:
- the surE gene encoding 5'/3'-nucleotidase SurE gives MKILLVNDDGIHAPGLRALHDVLQELGDVKVVAPLVEQSGVGHRITYLHPIMVKEVIEEGEHFGWAVDGSPADCVKLGVLEFCNGEPDLIVSGINSGANVGINVLYSGTVAAAIEGAFFGITSIAVSLGQQTPPDYPAAAIRALHLIRQLLKQNPRKGMLWNINFPATRPEGPRGVKLTAMAVRRHTDTIEKRIDPRGRPYYWSGLDAIRNHELDDGTDVKEFLDGYVSITPLHFDLTEVPILKSLGNVEFTL, from the coding sequence ATGAAAATCCTGCTGGTCAATGACGATGGAATTCACGCTCCTGGCCTGCGCGCGTTGCATGATGTGCTGCAGGAGTTGGGAGACGTGAAAGTCGTCGCTCCCCTGGTCGAGCAAAGCGGCGTCGGCCATCGGATCACCTATCTGCATCCGATCATGGTGAAAGAGGTCATCGAGGAAGGGGAACATTTCGGCTGGGCGGTCGACGGCAGTCCAGCCGACTGCGTGAAGCTCGGCGTCCTTGAATTCTGCAACGGCGAGCCTGACCTGATCGTCAGCGGCATCAACTCAGGTGCGAACGTCGGCATCAACGTGCTGTACTCAGGTACGGTCGCTGCGGCCATCGAAGGAGCCTTCTTCGGAATCACGAGCATCGCCGTCTCGCTCGGGCAGCAGACGCCGCCTGACTATCCCGCCGCCGCCATCCGCGCCTTGCACCTCATCCGGCAGTTGCTGAAACAGAATCCTCGCAAGGGAATGCTGTGGAACATCAACTTCCCTGCCACCCGACCGGAAGGTCCGCGGGGAGTGAAGCTGACGGCCATGGCCGTGCGACGGCATACCGATACGATTGAAAAGCGCATCGACCCCCGCGGCCGCCCCTACTACTGGAGCGGACTGGATGCCATTCGGAATCACGAGCTGGACGACGGAACCGACGTCAAGGAGTTCCTGGACGGCTACGTCTCCATCACTCCCCTGCACTTCGACCTGACGGAAGTGCCGATCCTGAAATCACTGGGCAACGTTGAGTTCACGTTGTGA
- a CDS encoding PSD1 and planctomycete cytochrome C domain-containing protein has protein sequence MSRLALRSGFLFAVLISFPVIADDAAPQDGVAFFVEKVEPIFIDHCYQCHGNGKSRGGLNFYTRDALLQGGDSGPALDDENRHASLIIDAVNYSSFEMPPTGKLAQEKIDVIAKWVSLGAPMPVRTDVKTLHNTVPQINDETRQHWAFRPVEKPAVPELNSKWLKTPVDAFVLEKLQKAGFEPNPQADRRTLIRRLTYDLLGLPPTQQQIDAFLADDRPDAYERLVNTLLDSPHYGEHWARYWLDLVRYAESNSFERDNPKPFVWKYRDYVILAFNSDKPYDEFLIEQLAGDELPVETPETIIATGFYRLGPWDDEPADPMLARYDELDDIIGTVGQGFLGLTLNCARCHDHKLDPVPQADYYRFLSFFQNIQRYGIRSDESVYERSVRSIASPEEEQEFAKEKQAYKDRVAALRAEIDAVDRKMESQLVGGEKDDFKADSVRQGIVKKHIGKLITQDEFDDYAKTRKEWNRLKNNPPRVAAEALCVKETGVDVPETHVLIRGNATAEGDVVTPGFPEILSPPTPQITPPADAQSAGRRLALAQWIASPTNPLTARVMVNRLWQWHFDHGLVHSANNFGLTGDKPTHPELLDWLAAEFVRNGWSIKAMHRLILLSNTYQMSSAPNAAALAKDPQNELLWRFDMRRLRAEEVRDSILAVNNTLRLDRMFGPSIYPKLPDAVLAGQSQPGQNWPTSDKEESCRRSLYIHVKRSLQVPLLASFDVADADFTCPVRFATTQPTQALGMLNSEFINEQAGLFAADLKSKAGPNVADQVRLALTRTTHRDPTAAEIDKGLALIQNLQTEYGQSPDAALKSFCLVALNLNEFIYLD, from the coding sequence ATGTCTCGCCTCGCCCTTCGCTCCGGCTTCTTGTTTGCCGTTTTGATTTCCTTCCCCGTGATCGCGGACGACGCTGCCCCGCAGGATGGAGTCGCCTTTTTCGTCGAAAAGGTCGAGCCGATCTTCATCGACCACTGCTATCAGTGCCACGGCAACGGGAAATCGCGCGGCGGACTCAACTTCTACACCCGCGACGCCCTGCTGCAAGGAGGGGACAGCGGGCCTGCCCTCGATGATGAAAACCGGCATGCCAGCCTGATCATCGACGCGGTGAATTACAGCTCCTTCGAAATGCCGCCGACCGGCAAGCTGGCCCAGGAAAAAATCGACGTCATCGCCAAATGGGTCTCCCTGGGCGCCCCGATGCCGGTCCGGACAGACGTGAAAACACTGCATAACACCGTCCCTCAAATTAACGACGAAACACGGCAGCACTGGGCCTTCCGCCCAGTAGAAAAACCGGCCGTTCCCGAATTGAATTCCAAATGGTTGAAGACTCCCGTCGACGCCTTCGTTCTCGAAAAACTTCAAAAAGCTGGTTTCGAACCCAATCCGCAGGCGGACCGCCGGACGTTGATCCGCCGACTGACCTATGACCTGCTCGGTTTGCCCCCCACGCAGCAGCAGATCGACGCCTTTCTTGCCGACGACCGACCGGACGCCTACGAACGGCTGGTGAACACGCTGCTCGACTCTCCTCATTACGGCGAACACTGGGCCCGGTATTGGCTCGATCTGGTCAGATATGCGGAAAGCAACAGTTTCGAGCGAGATAACCCCAAGCCCTTCGTGTGGAAGTACCGCGACTACGTCATTCTCGCGTTCAATTCTGACAAGCCCTACGACGAGTTCCTGATCGAACAACTCGCCGGCGATGAACTCCCCGTTGAGACACCCGAGACGATCATCGCCACCGGCTTCTATCGGCTTGGCCCCTGGGACGACGAGCCGGCCGACCCGATGCTCGCTCGCTATGACGAGCTGGACGACATCATCGGCACCGTCGGTCAGGGATTTCTGGGCCTGACGCTGAACTGCGCCCGTTGCCACGATCACAAGCTCGATCCGGTGCCGCAGGCGGACTATTACCGGTTCCTCTCGTTCTTCCAGAACATTCAGCGCTATGGAATCCGTTCGGACGAGTCGGTGTACGAGCGGTCCGTCCGCAGCATTGCCTCGCCGGAAGAAGAGCAGGAATTCGCGAAAGAAAAACAGGCATACAAGGATCGAGTCGCTGCGCTCAGAGCCGAGATCGATGCCGTCGACCGGAAAATGGAGTCTCAGTTGGTCGGCGGGGAGAAGGACGACTTCAAGGCCGATTCGGTCCGACAGGGGATCGTCAAAAAGCACATTGGCAAATTGATTACGCAGGATGAGTTCGACGACTATGCGAAAACTCGCAAGGAATGGAACCGGCTGAAGAACAATCCGCCGCGAGTTGCCGCCGAAGCGCTCTGCGTCAAAGAGACCGGCGTCGACGTGCCGGAAACCCATGTGCTGATTCGCGGGAACGCAACCGCGGAAGGTGACGTGGTCACGCCAGGCTTTCCCGAGATTCTGTCACCTCCGACTCCACAGATCACGCCCCCTGCCGATGCCCAGTCGGCCGGTCGGCGGCTGGCTCTCGCCCAATGGATCGCCAGTCCCACGAATCCGTTAACCGCCCGGGTGATGGTCAACCGACTCTGGCAATGGCACTTCGATCACGGCCTCGTGCATTCCGCCAACAACTTCGGTCTGACCGGCGATAAGCCGACGCATCCTGAACTGCTCGACTGGCTGGCGGCGGAGTTTGTGCGGAATGGTTGGAGCATCAAGGCGATGCACCGCCTGATTCTGCTCTCGAATACTTATCAGATGTCATCCGCCCCGAATGCGGCTGCTCTGGCGAAAGATCCCCAGAACGAACTGCTGTGGCGATTCGACATGCGGCGCCTGCGAGCGGAAGAAGTGCGAGACTCCATTCTGGCGGTCAACAACACCCTACGACTCGACCGGATGTTTGGTCCCAGCATCTATCCGAAGCTGCCTGATGCGGTCCTCGCCGGGCAGTCGCAGCCCGGCCAAAACTGGCCGACCTCCGACAAAGAGGAAAGCTGCCGACGCAGCTTGTACATCCATGTGAAGCGCTCGCTGCAGGTGCCGCTGCTGGCGTCGTTCGACGTGGCCGACGCCGACTTCACCTGTCCCGTCCGGTTCGCCACCACGCAACCCACACAGGCCCTGGGGATGCTGAACAGCGAGTTCATCAACGAACAGGCCGGCCTCTTCGCCGCCGACTTGAAATCCAAAGCCGGCCCGAACGTCGCCGATCAGGTGCGTCTGGCCCTGACTCGAACCACTCACCGCGACCCGACGGCAGCCGAAATCGACAAAGGTCTGGCCCTGATTCAAAACCTGCAGACCGAATACGGCCAATCCCCCGACGCCGCACTGAAGAGCTTCTGCCTGGTGGCATTGAATTTGAATGAGTTCATTTACCTCGATTAG
- a CDS encoding thioredoxin domain-containing protein: protein MTRVTALAALACLINVTAAYSQESRGIVYDFSATWCGPCQQVAPIVEKLQREGLPIRKVDIDQQRDLASKYSVQQIPTFVLVIDGKEADRTTGRLTEADLRRMIARIPANAPAGSDNIASPSPRQGLIPIDLGEPAPMTRPEPARPAREETRIAEAEPKKGFRDMLPFGRKDKPAEEPAVVRGNDSALNSASTPTSDESIDPMESSVRIRVITNGRIDLGSGTVISSKPGITQILTCAHIFKEFTDDSRIEVDVFDHGRATQFLARLMKFDAASDLGLISIPTTTPLRATKVAAATGNPKVGEPVAAIGCSGGDEPTRQQSRVTDIDKYEGPHNLLCNGVPVRGRSGGGLFNRHGEIVGVCSAADEQEQRGFYSGLLAIHKLLDQVSLTHLYAPPAAAPEVPAQSFASTAAPAARPFDSAPASPFAAVSAPEPSASAPAAAMAANVAGTTPLDVHAGDAEVVVIIRDRSQTQAPNRVVILHQASPKFMSYLSGELQDGAMDTNLLGALEATDEMPVVSRSTRTPAIPVSAARVSSEVGKQVLQPTTLSQPMVPQKYSRSAQRDAAVVR from the coding sequence ATGACACGAGTCACCGCGCTGGCGGCCCTGGCCTGCCTGATCAACGTTACCGCTGCTTACTCTCAAGAATCCCGAGGGATCGTTTACGACTTCAGCGCCACCTGGTGCGGCCCGTGCCAGCAAGTCGCGCCGATTGTCGAAAAGCTGCAGCGAGAAGGTCTGCCGATCCGCAAGGTCGACATCGACCAGCAGCGCGATCTCGCTTCGAAGTACAGCGTGCAGCAGATTCCCACCTTCGTGCTGGTGATCGATGGCAAAGAAGCCGACCGCACCACCGGCCGACTGACCGAAGCCGACCTGCGACGCATGATTGCCCGCATTCCCGCGAATGCCCCCGCAGGTTCCGACAACATCGCGAGCCCGTCCCCCCGTCAGGGGTTGATTCCGATCGACCTAGGTGAACCTGCCCCGATGACCCGGCCGGAACCGGCCCGTCCGGCCCGTGAAGAAACCCGCATTGCTGAAGCCGAACCGAAGAAGGGCTTCCGCGACATGCTGCCGTTCGGCCGCAAGGACAAACCAGCTGAAGAGCCTGCCGTCGTCCGCGGCAACGATTCCGCCTTGAACTCCGCCAGCACCCCGACAAGCGACGAATCCATCGACCCAATGGAATCCAGCGTCCGGATTCGTGTGATTACGAACGGCCGCATCGATCTCGGTTCGGGCACCGTGATTTCCAGCAAGCCCGGCATCACGCAGATTCTCACCTGTGCCCACATCTTCAAAGAGTTCACTGACGACTCACGCATTGAAGTGGACGTCTTCGATCATGGCCGCGCGACCCAGTTTCTTGCCCGCCTGATGAAGTTCGACGCGGCTTCGGATCTCGGACTGATTTCGATTCCAACGACGACCCCCCTGCGTGCGACCAAAGTGGCCGCCGCGACCGGCAACCCGAAAGTCGGCGAACCGGTCGCCGCGATCGGCTGCAGCGGCGGGGACGAACCGACCCGACAGCAGTCCCGCGTGACTGACATCGACAAATACGAGGGCCCGCACAATCTGCTGTGTAATGGCGTGCCCGTGCGTGGACGCTCTGGCGGCGGATTGTTCAACCGTCACGGCGAAATCGTGGGCGTGTGCAGCGCTGCCGATGAACAGGAACAGCGCGGCTTTTATTCTGGCCTGCTGGCCATTCACAAACTGCTCGATCAGGTCTCTTTGACCCATCTGTATGCCCCGCCGGCCGCTGCACCGGAAGTGCCCGCCCAGAGCTTTGCATCGACCGCTGCTCCCGCCGCCCGTCCGTTTGATTCAGCTCCGGCTTCACCGTTTGCTGCCGTCTCGGCTCCGGAACCTTCCGCCTCCGCACCTGCCGCCGCCATGGCTGCAAATGTCGCTGGCACAACGCCGCTGGATGTACATGCCGGCGACGCCGAAGTCGTGGTCATCATTCGCGATCGCTCACAGACTCAGGCTCCGAATCGGGTGGTGATCCTGCATCAGGCCAGCCCGAAGTTCATGTCGTACCTGTCCGGCGAACTGCAGGACGGGGCGATGGATACCAATCTGCTCGGCGCTCTGGAAGCCACCGACGAGATGCCCGTCGTCAGCCGCTCAACTCGCACCCCGGCCATTCCGGTCTCCGCAGCACGAGTGAGCAGCGAAGTCGGCAAACAAGTACTGCAGCCGACGACCCTGTCTCAACCAATGGTTCCACAGAAGTACAGCCGTTCCGCCCAGCGCGACGCCGCTGTGGTTCGATAA
- a CDS encoding redoxin domain-containing protein, with product MHALRLCLLGCLLIVPSIAGAEQKSLEFKLPDHRGHEVSLQDFGKSKTVVVAFLGTQCPLAKLYAVRLQELAGQYSPDDVAFIAVDSNTQDSLAEITAFIRQHQLSYPVLKDLGAKVADRFSAQRTPQVFLLDASRTVRYSGRVDDQYLVGVMRDKPQRADLKAAIDEVLAGKPVSVATTSAIGCLIGRSATPKADSPVTYSNQIARIFQNHCVECHRPGEIGPFPMLSYDDVAGWGPMIAEVVSEQRMPPWHADPHFGKFVNDTSLNADEKEQIATWVKNGCPEGNPSELPEPKTFVEGWQLSKEPDAVVVMADKPYVVPADGGKEGIRYQQFWAPTNLKEDSWMTGGEVRPGNRAVVHHVIVYVHPEGKRTKKHDFLTAYVPGLRMTPLPPGAAKKIPAGSWLRFEIHYTPNGQQQEDLTSVGFVFADPEQITHEVKTTVAGSRDFVIQPQLDNQTFSGRSPKSPIDVQLISMSPHMHLRGKSFEYIAEYPDGRKEVLLKVPHYDFNWQTRYTLVEAITLPAGTVIRCNAAFDNSPRNLANPDPSATVRWGDQSWEEMLLGYMDIMYPAGPGRLAGARAGLGLPPGLDAASILKHVDKNSDGKVSREEAKAAPLLDTHFERVDQNKDGFVTDTELKEALAKLAASI from the coding sequence ATGCACGCACTGCGACTTTGCCTGCTTGGCTGTCTGCTGATCGTCCCCAGTATTGCCGGGGCAGAACAGAAATCGCTGGAATTCAAGTTGCCGGATCACCGCGGGCACGAGGTGTCGCTGCAGGATTTTGGTAAATCGAAAACGGTGGTCGTCGCGTTTCTGGGAACGCAGTGTCCGCTGGCAAAGCTGTATGCGGTTCGCCTCCAGGAACTCGCCGGGCAGTATTCCCCTGACGACGTGGCGTTCATCGCCGTCGACTCCAACACCCAAGACAGTCTGGCCGAGATCACGGCCTTCATTCGGCAGCATCAACTCAGCTATCCGGTGTTGAAGGATCTGGGAGCGAAAGTCGCCGATCGGTTTTCCGCCCAGCGGACGCCGCAGGTGTTTCTGCTCGATGCGTCGCGCACCGTTCGTTACTCAGGCCGCGTGGACGATCAATACCTCGTCGGCGTCATGCGCGACAAACCGCAACGGGCCGACCTGAAGGCCGCGATTGATGAGGTCCTCGCCGGCAAGCCTGTCAGCGTGGCCACGACATCCGCCATCGGTTGCCTGATTGGACGCAGTGCGACTCCCAAGGCCGACAGCCCAGTGACGTACTCCAACCAGATCGCGCGCATCTTTCAGAATCACTGCGTCGAATGCCATCGCCCAGGCGAGATTGGCCCGTTCCCGATGCTCTCGTATGACGACGTGGCCGGATGGGGACCGATGATCGCCGAGGTGGTCAGCGAACAGCGGATGCCCCCCTGGCACGCCGACCCGCACTTCGGCAAGTTCGTCAATGACACGAGCCTGAACGCAGATGAGAAGGAGCAGATCGCCACCTGGGTCAAGAACGGTTGCCCGGAAGGAAATCCGTCCGAACTGCCAGAGCCGAAGACATTCGTGGAAGGCTGGCAGCTTTCGAAAGAACCCGACGCGGTAGTCGTCATGGCCGACAAGCCTTATGTGGTCCCCGCCGACGGAGGCAAAGAGGGGATTCGCTACCAGCAGTTCTGGGCGCCGACCAACCTGAAGGAAGACAGTTGGATGACCGGCGGTGAAGTGCGGCCCGGCAACCGCGCCGTGGTGCATCACGTGATCGTGTATGTGCACCCCGAGGGGAAACGGACCAAGAAGCATGACTTCCTCACGGCGTATGTCCCCGGTCTGCGGATGACGCCGCTCCCGCCGGGCGCGGCGAAGAAAATTCCGGCCGGCTCATGGCTGCGATTTGAAATCCATTACACCCCCAACGGCCAGCAGCAGGAAGACCTGACCAGCGTCGGCTTCGTCTTCGCCGACCCGGAACAGATCACCCATGAAGTGAAGACGACCGTGGCCGGCAGCCGGGATTTCGTCATCCAGCCGCAACTGGACAACCAGACGTTCAGCGGGCGATCTCCCAAATCACCGATCGACGTGCAACTGATTTCCATGTCGCCGCACATGCACCTGCGGGGGAAGTCGTTCGAGTATATCGCCGAATACCCCGACGGCCGTAAAGAGGTCCTGCTCAAGGTGCCCCATTACGACTTCAACTGGCAAACCCGTTATACCCTGGTGGAAGCAATCACGCTTCCGGCTGGTACGGTGATCCGTTGTAACGCGGCCTTCGACAATTCTCCCCGCAACCTGGCGAATCCCGACCCATCCGCCACGGTCCGCTGGGGGGATCAGTCGTGGGAAGAGATGCTGCTGGGTTACATGGACATCATGTATCCGGCCGGGCCGGGCAGGCTTGCGGGAGCGCGGGCTGGACTCGGCCTGCCGCCGGGTCTGGATGCTGCTTCGATCCTCAAACACGTCGACAAGAACAGCGACGGCAAGGTCTCGCGCGAAGAAGCCAAAGCCGCCCCGTTGCTCGACACCCATTTCGAACGAGTCGATCAGAACAAAGACGGCTTTGTCACGGACACTGAATTGA
- a CDS encoding amidohydrolase codes for MSLLRLSAVVLLVFLLARGAQADDRVELDKAVQQLSATGWKNAQQIWEWAEPGYQETKSSALLADWLESSGFRVQRGVAGIPTAFTAEYGSGTPVIALLGEFDALPGLSQSSAPFREPVEGQQCGQGCGHHLFGVASAMAAIALSQQMHAGKLQGTIRYYGCPAEEGGSGKVFLVRQGLFKDVAVALHWHPGSVNTAGDRSSLARIAVRFRFHGVSAHASAAPEQGRSALDAVEVTNFAANLMREHMPEQARMHYVITVGGDAPNVVPSEAEVYYYIRHPSSEVVRQLYQRLVKCAEAGALATETRLEVVNEGGILELLPNAPLAEHLNKRLEKMLDLKIAPQELELAQRLQATLSQPQPLASVGEISHLGTELNTGSTDVGDVSWVVPTAGFTVACWVPGTPGHSWQAVACGKTDLARQGMILAAKVLANTVEDLMTSPDLIAAARQDFQRRTGNRAYAPLTEPDQKPPLDYRKRRASSP; via the coding sequence GTGTCGCTTCTACGCCTGTCTGCTGTGGTACTGCTGGTTTTCTTGCTGGCGAGAGGCGCTCAAGCCGATGATCGCGTGGAACTGGACAAGGCGGTTCAGCAGCTCTCCGCAACCGGCTGGAAGAATGCCCAGCAGATCTGGGAATGGGCCGAGCCGGGTTATCAGGAAACGAAGTCGTCTGCTTTACTGGCTGACTGGCTTGAGTCGTCTGGATTTCGGGTGCAGCGGGGCGTCGCCGGCATTCCGACCGCCTTTACCGCAGAGTACGGTTCCGGAACACCTGTCATTGCCTTGCTGGGTGAGTTTGACGCCCTACCCGGCCTGTCCCAGTCGTCCGCCCCGTTTCGGGAACCGGTCGAAGGGCAGCAGTGCGGACAAGGGTGCGGGCACCACCTGTTTGGCGTCGCCAGCGCCATGGCGGCGATTGCCCTCTCGCAACAGATGCACGCCGGGAAATTGCAGGGGACAATTCGCTATTACGGCTGCCCTGCGGAAGAAGGGGGTTCCGGCAAAGTCTTTCTGGTCCGCCAAGGGCTGTTCAAGGATGTGGCGGTCGCCCTGCACTGGCATCCCGGCAGCGTCAATACCGCAGGCGATCGGTCCTCCCTCGCGCGCATCGCCGTCCGGTTTCGATTTCACGGCGTGAGTGCCCATGCCTCCGCCGCGCCGGAACAAGGTCGCTCCGCACTCGATGCCGTGGAAGTCACAAACTTCGCGGCAAATCTGATGCGCGAACACATGCCGGAGCAAGCCCGGATGCACTATGTCATTACCGTCGGCGGTGACGCTCCCAACGTCGTCCCGAGCGAGGCCGAAGTCTACTACTACATTCGCCATCCGAGTTCAGAAGTCGTCCGGCAGCTTTACCAGCGATTGGTGAAGTGCGCTGAAGCCGGTGCGCTGGCCACGGAAACCCGGCTGGAAGTCGTCAACGAAGGGGGGATTCTCGAACTGCTGCCGAACGCTCCCCTGGCCGAACACTTGAACAAACGGCTGGAAAAGATGCTGGATCTGAAGATCGCCCCGCAGGAACTGGAGCTGGCACAACGATTACAGGCAACGCTTTCACAACCGCAACCGCTGGCCTCGGTGGGTGAAATCTCGCACCTCGGTACGGAACTGAATACCGGTTCCACCGATGTCGGAGATGTCTCCTGGGTGGTTCCAACCGCCGGCTTCACCGTCGCCTGCTGGGTGCCGGGCACGCCCGGTCATTCGTGGCAGGCGGTCGCCTGTGGGAAAACGGACCTCGCGCGGCAAGGCATGATCCTGGCTGCGAAGGTGCTGGCGAACACGGTGGAAGATCTCATGACCTCGCCAGACTTGATCGCCGCTGCGCGGCAAGACTTTCAGCGCCGGACGGGAAATCGGGCCTACGCCCCGCTTACCGAACCTGACCAGAAGCCGCCGCTCGACTACCGAAAACGCCGCGCATCGTCTCCGTGA
- a CDS encoding BatA domain-containing protein — MSFLNSSLLLGLGFLALPVILHFLLKQKPKKLLFPALRLLQQRQRQSVRRLRMRHVVLMLLRMLALGIVVFALARPSVPPANYSLTIRETAILLAVIAIGIASYLFAVRRLRRRALPQYQQQAKQSSLRNWTTVIVLAALLLLVGWPYQRRIAAEFSQPRSVTSLDLPVAGVMLFDNSLSMTYLEAGETSLDRARTIAKSHLQSLPTGSRIAVGDTGSDRPIPFQTTIVSAQGRIDSLENVPTLIPFDDRLREAIKSQEDDRRRILSDQSSVDEKQRKDRYIRRVYLFTDLAKSAWRTAGSSLLLADLQREQSINVYLVDVGRTNGRDQAITAVSLSGDRIPVGGELVVSSTLQSQGEDIPAQGIELLFENKTGETIKQGQSTVRLDANLPAQVQFPLISGFTQRWLQGETRLIGSDPLTFDNTRYFTVEVSEPPPVLVLAPDAATAQAWMTALAPHDRSSAALNRFKPHFEPFSKLPELNLALFPAVTMVNCIRPTDEAWSQLGKYVEGGGGLIVILGSPDIRSDFYRRALPQQFLPGMPDSYQSIGEWSFSITERNHPLFSIFRRLENYGSFSMFENVVYVTRFWKVTPAEGAHVLATYSDPEHWPAILERSYGKGRSVMLTTAAHLPDNPNQRWNNLPSPLLDAWLFLSFVEQMTDYVSRFSDERRAFLAGETPVVKIAAQPVERNFLLKQPDLRQSRLVIPPGATSVVIENISTPGHYQLIDPDSREAVGAFSINAPPEESDLTRLTAQDLNDRLGVDRYQIAQSLEELKDRINAADLGQEIFPLLLVLVIVIFCGEHLVANRFYEQTA; from the coding sequence ATGTCATTTCTCAATTCTTCGCTGCTGCTGGGTCTCGGGTTTCTGGCGTTGCCGGTGATCCTGCATTTTCTGCTCAAGCAGAAGCCGAAGAAGCTGCTCTTTCCTGCGCTGCGGCTCCTCCAGCAACGTCAGCGCCAAAGCGTACGTCGGCTGCGGATGCGGCACGTCGTGCTCATGTTGCTGCGGATGCTGGCATTGGGCATCGTGGTCTTCGCGCTGGCGCGGCCCAGCGTGCCGCCTGCGAATTACAGTCTCACGATCCGTGAAACGGCGATTCTGCTGGCGGTCATCGCGATCGGCATTGCGAGCTATCTGTTCGCCGTGCGTCGCCTGCGCCGGAGAGCCCTGCCGCAATATCAGCAGCAGGCGAAACAATCGAGCCTGAGGAACTGGACGACCGTCATCGTTCTGGCCGCATTGCTGCTGCTCGTGGGCTGGCCGTATCAGCGACGGATTGCCGCCGAGTTCTCTCAGCCACGATCAGTCACCTCGCTCGATCTTCCGGTCGCCGGCGTCATGCTGTTCGACAATAGCCTGAGCATGACCTATCTCGAAGCCGGTGAAACGTCCCTGGATCGGGCTCGGACCATTGCCAAGTCACATCTGCAGTCGCTGCCGACCGGCAGCCGGATCGCCGTTGGCGATACGGGTTCCGACCGACCGATTCCATTTCAAACGACGATTGTCTCCGCGCAGGGACGGATCGACTCGCTGGAAAACGTCCCGACCTTGATTCCGTTTGATGACCGGTTGCGGGAAGCGATCAAGTCGCAGGAAGACGACCGCCGCCGCATCCTCTCCGATCAGTCTTCTGTCGATGAGAAACAACGCAAAGACCGCTACATCCGCCGCGTGTATCTGTTCACCGACCTTGCCAAGTCGGCCTGGCGCACCGCCGGCAGTTCGTTGCTGCTCGCCGATCTGCAGCGCGAGCAGAGCATCAACGTGTATCTCGTTGATGTCGGGCGAACGAATGGCCGCGATCAGGCCATCACCGCCGTGAGTTTGAGCGGCGACCGTATTCCGGTCGGCGGGGAACTGGTTGTCTCCTCAACATTGCAGTCGCAGGGGGAAGATATCCCCGCTCAGGGCATTGAACTGCTCTTCGAAAACAAAACCGGCGAAACCATCAAGCAGGGGCAATCCACCGTACGACTCGATGCGAACCTGCCGGCTCAGGTGCAGTTCCCCTTGATCAGCGGCTTCACGCAGCGGTGGCTGCAGGGGGAAACGCGGCTGATTGGCAGCGACCCTTTGACGTTCGACAACACCAGATACTTCACTGTGGAAGTGAGCGAACCGCCGCCAGTGCTGGTGTTGGCCCCCGATGCCGCCACGGCGCAGGCGTGGATGACCGCCCTCGCTCCGCATGATCGCTCCAGTGCGGCGCTCAACCGCTTCAAGCCGCACTTCGAACCATTCAGCAAACTGCCGGAGCTAAATCTCGCGTTGTTCCCCGCAGTAACGATGGTCAACTGCATCCGCCCTACCGATGAAGCCTGGTCGCAACTCGGCAAGTATGTCGAAGGGGGAGGCGGATTGATCGTCATCCTCGGCAGTCCAGACATCCGCTCTGACTTCTACCGTCGCGCTTTGCCACAGCAGTTCCTGCCCGGCATGCCGGACTCCTACCAGTCGATTGGAGAGTGGAGTTTCTCAATCACCGAACGGAATCATCCGCTCTTCTCGATCTTCAGGCGGCTGGAGAACTATGGTTCGTTCTCGATGTTCGAGAATGTGGTCTATGTCACCCGGTTCTGGAAAGTCACGCCAGCCGAAGGGGCGCACGTCCTCGCGACCTACTCCGATCCCGAACACTGGCCGGCGATTCTCGAACGCAGCTACGGCAAAGGGCGCTCGGTGATGCTCACCACCGCAGCGCATCTGCCGGACAATCCGAATCAGCGCTGGAACAATCTACCGAGCCCGCTGCTGGATGCGTGGCTGTTTTTGAGCTTCGTCGAGCAGATGACCGACTATGTCTCCCGCTTCAGCGACGAACGTCGTGCGTTCCTGGCCGGAGAAACGCCAGTCGTCAAAATTGCTGCTCAGCCAGTCGAACGAAACTTTCTCTTGAAGCAGCCTGACCTGCGGCAGTCACGACTGGTGATACCACCCGGCGCGACTTCCGTCGTTATCGAGAACATCAGCACGCCAGGTCATTACCAGTTGATCGACCCCGACTCGCGCGAGGCGGTCGGCGCGTTCAGCATCAATGCCCCGCCTGAGGAAAGCGATCTGACGCGACTCACCGCACAGGATCTCAATGACCGGCTGGGAGTCGACCGCTATCAGATCGCCCAGAGCCTGGAAGAACTCAAAGACCGCATCAACGCCGCCGACCTGGGCCAGGAGATCTTTCCGCTGCTGCTCGTGCTGGTGATCGTGATCTTCTGCGGCGAACACCTGGTCGCGAACCGGTTCTATGAACAGACGGCATAG